In Colletotrichum higginsianum IMI 349063 chromosome 1, whole genome shotgun sequence, the DNA window GGGCGTACTCAGTCGAGCGTCTTGCTTTCGTCGACGGACCTTCGAGCGAAGCGCGCACTGCACTGGTTGCAGGGAAAGCAGGGAGCATTTCTGCCTCTATGATCTGCCACTATTCAGCACCCGAAGCATCAAAGACCACGCGTTATTCAATCTCACGGGTGTTCACGTGTCGCTTGAGGTTTTCCTGTATGGCATTGTCATGTTAGTTGGGCCTGATGCTGGAGTGGACTGCAAGCCTACCTGGCGCGTGAACCCTTTCTTGCAAGTGGCGCACTTGAAGGGGCGAGGGAGACTTTCATCCATCGCGACGGAAGACATGGACATTTTGAGTTGCTTGCTGAAGATTATAGAACACGGACGTCACCAAGGGTCTCGCAGGAGCttggggaggagaagaggcggACCAAGAAGCTTCGTGGTGCCGGATAGAGACCCCCGTCCCCTGGAGAAGAGGGACGTACCTCGGGTGTGGTGTGGATAAGCGGATAAGATATGATTTACTACATTAAGCTTAGCTTGTCCACCCACGTGATGCTTTCACCGGTGGACAATCGCATTAGCTAAGCGGTATCCGGCTCCTGTTTTCCGCATAAGCCAATCAGAGCATCTCAGTTGGCGGTTCCGGATAAGACATCGGCCCCACCCTTTGCCGGCAGCGGAGAACTCCCCGCACCAAGCTCCGGgtccccctccttcttccccttaTCAACTTATCTCTCGTCTGACTCCTCTCGTATCTGCCCGCCCCTCCTCTGATATCGCACTGAGTGCCGGGATCTTGACTCTTTATACTTTGTCAAGTAATGGTCCTTGATTCTAGTATCATTATTCTGGCCGATTCGCTACGGGTTTGGTGATTTTTCCACTCTCAGACCGGCTTTCCTCCCACCACGTCCAACACGTAAGGTTCGCCGTCAATCTTCTTCCAAATGTCGTCGCTCTTGATCCGCCAGTACCAGTTGTGGATGGCCGGGTGCTTCTCCGTCCATTCCTTGGCAAAGACCTACAGTTGTCACCGAGTTAGCAACGAAGTCGACATGACCGATGTCGGGAACGCGTGCAAGGATGCTTGTCACTCACGAATTGGTATCCTCTCGCAATCGCCGCAATCACGAACAAGTCCGCTATCGTgagctcgtcgccaacgAGAAACTTCTTGCCTGTCAACGCCTTCTCCACCACGCTGACCATGCCTTCGCTGTTCTTCTCTGCCGCCGCGAGAATCTCGGGTGACGAGGGGCCCTTGCCGATGACTGGGTTGATCCATGCCATGATGGGGGGTAGTAGCTCGCTGTTGGCGAAAGATGCCCATTTCAGTATGGTtgcctcgtcttcgaggGTCGTGCCGAGAAGCTTGGTATTCGGGTCCTGCTTTGCGACTGACGCACTGTTAGCGCAATGCTCAATGCCAATGGAACAGACAGGTCAAAACTTACGGTAAATCGAAACTGGGATGCATTCGTACAGCGTGAAGCCGTTGGGTCGCTCAAGTGCGGGTACCTTGCCGGGAGGAAATTTCGAGAGGTAGTCTTCACCCACGCCGCCCTTGCTGGCGTCGACCTTGATCGGCCATGCTTCGACGAACTCGATATCAAGTCTATCGTTCATTTTGTCAATATTTGCTCCGCAAAAACCCAGTCCGGATGGGACAGGCTCACTTGTTGTACTCGGCGATATAGAGACACTGTGTCGCGCGAGGCGCCTTGGGGTAGTAGTAAAGCTTTCCGAAGCTCATTTTGGCGGTAAAACAGAGAGAGGTGCGCGTTGGTTTACAgaaaatggatggatgaatgTTTTGGATATTGAAACGACGGGAGTGATGGGACAACTGCCCAAGTTACCTCGACGCTGATTTAATAAAGCCTAGCATTCACAGGACGGCTAGATCACCGACCCAGTATCCATTCTTTATCATACCCGACACTGATAACACCACTCTCAACTCCACGAAGCTGGTGTCTTTCGCATCTTCCTCAACGTGGAGCTCAAAAGGCGACCCTTTCTCCACGTGGAGCACACTTTGGGGTAACCGGTCACACCCACACAACAGCCCTTGAGATCTGCAGGGACGGGTACCACAAAGAAATAGTTGCCGGGCCCTTCGGAGTCGACATCCGGCGCTTCGGAGTTCGGAGGCCGCTATCGGCAACCTGAGAAATAGTTATCAACGGGTGACGTCTCGTTGTCTGTAGACACAAACGTGCTCGCGCGGATTACTCGAGAGTCAAGCCGGTATTGATAGCGTGTCCGCATTTCACCTACTCGCCTTCCTTCAGAACATCCTTTCAGACGCACACGATGGCAGCAACACAGGTGGGCTGGATTGGCCTTGGGTCCATGGGTATCGGCATGTCCCGGAATCTCCAAAAGTTCATCTCTTCGTCCGGAGCGCCGAGTTTGATCTACACGAACAGAACACTGTCGCGGGGCGATTCATTAAGGGAACTGGGCGCGATTCCGGCGGAGACGGTCAGCGAGGTTGCAAGGAAGTCCGACGTGATTTTCTCTTGTGTAAGTCGAAATGCAGCCTCTGGAAGGCCGAAGACCGACATGCATCTGACGCATCCACACAGGTGAGCAACGATGCCGTTCTCCAAGATACAGCGAACGAAATCATCAAATCCGGAGACATCACAAACAAAATCTATGTCGACTGCTCCACCGTCCACCCCGACACCTCGGCTGCCGTATCGAAACTAATCACAGAGGCTGGTGGGCAGTTTGTTGCTGGTGAGTGCCAATCACGGAAATCATTTTCTTATCTGGCCAGCGAAGAAACTAAACTCTACCAAGCTCCCGTGTTCGGCGCTGCGCCAATGGCCGCGGCCGGCAAGCTCATCTTCGTTACCGCCGGTCCCGAATCCGCAACGTCAGCGATCTCCTTATACCTCACGGGCGTCATGGGCCGCTCCGTTATCCCTATGGGCACCGACGTAACCAAATCGAGTCTGCTCAAGATTGCCGGCAACATTGTTGTCGTCTCCTTCATGGAGGTCCTTTCGGAAGCTCATGTATTCGCTGAGAAGACCGGGCTCGGATCGCCAGTGTTAGAGAGTATGGTGTCAGACATGTTCGGCCCCGTCCTGGAAAGCTATAGCAAACGTATCACGAGCGGCTCATACGCTCCGCCGCCCGATGGCAAGGCCGGCTTTGATGTTGCGCTGGCAATGAAGGACTTGAGGCATGCACTCACCTGTGCCAAGAACGCGGGTACAAGGTTGGAAACGTGCGAGGCGGCGTTGAGACATATGGAGAAGGCAAGGGAATTCGAGGCCGAACGGCCACTAGATAGCAGCTCCATGTACGGAGCAGTGCGTCTGGAGTCTGGGCTTGACTTCTACTCAGATGCCTGCAAGGAGAGGGATGCTAAGAAGTAGTAGATAAACCTACCTGGCCCAAGACGACAGACAATGTAAATAAGAAATACTTGCTCCCTTCCTCCCACCCATCTCTATATTCAACAAGTACCTTTTTTGATATGTCTTCCTCATCACGAAAACTGAGTCACCACTTCCGTGTGACATTCTAGGAAGTAATCAACGTCAACTTGGCTTAAACAAACTAAAAACCTCGCTACGAGCAAAAGAAatgcgccgagggggaatCGAACCCCCGGCTCCCCGACGCTGCTTGATGGCAACGGAGAATTTTACCACTAAACCATCGGCGCGGTTACAACTCTGCAGTTGCTGAAGTGGAGTTGAGATGCGTGCGCGGATACTGGTTTATTGACTTGCTGCGAATATTGGTGTAGAACTTAGGGACACAAGAAGTTTTCAGTCAGCTTCCAAGGATCTTGAACTAGGAGATTGTGAACGAATTGCAACTAAAAAAAAGTTGTCAGGTGGTTTAATTGGTGCTAATGCTAGAGTCCTCTCCTTCATCCTTTCTCAAGTTACATGTCTTCGCGACCTTTTTGTGACGGCCCTGAGCCATTAGAGGACTCGCTCTCATCCCTCACAATCGTGACCTTCCTGAATTCCAGCCTTTTATATCCATGGTTTCTTGCATGCAAGTACTCTGACATTGTATACACGTTCTGGTCCGGCGGCTGAGCACGACCAGATTTTCGAAGAACGGGGCTATCGATAGCCTCGAGCTTTTGGCCATCAGGAGGCCTAGCAAAGTAGATGATGCCGAGCCGTTTTGCTCTCTCTTGATCTGGCGGGGGTTTGACAGCTCTATGCACCGCCGCTCGAAAGATTCCACCGGTTAGaagctcgagggcctcacCGACATTAACGACGAGGGCCCCGGGCAAATACTGGACCCATTTCCACTGCCCTGACGGCAGTAGGATTTGTAACGCCGAAACAGGCTGTGAAAACTGGAACGTGAATGAACCCCAGTCCGTATGGCCTCCCAGGCAAAGATCTCGGGGCTGTCCCGTTCCATCGACAGGGCGTGGATTGTACAGCAGGTAGCGCAAATACTCGGAGCAAACCTCACCTTCCAAACTGGAGGTGTGTGTTGATAGTAACTTCTCCTTGGGTACATCCAGAATCATGGACACAAGAGTTAAAAGCTTCGGTAGCAAGTGATGGCGGAAATAGTTGATGAGATCGTTTGTCTGGGAAAGATGTGGAACCAGAATGCTTGGATGTTTACGGCTGCTGGGATTGTTTGCCACAATGTTGTAGTGGTCTAAAGTCTTGTGGAAGCCTTGCTTGTTCTTTTGACTACCCGATGCCTTAAAGCCGGTGTAACGGCTCCTTGCTTCATTTTCCGGTGTTGTCTCGTATACCAGCTTTTCTTCAGGTGGAATCGTCAACAATGCGTGGGCAAGGTCAACCTGTGAATCATACAGGTCCTCGGGGATGCCATGGCCAGAGATGGTAAAGAAGCCGTGGCGACTTGCTCCGTCCAACAGCTTCGCAGCTAATTGAGGACGGGCGGATTCGCTGTCAAACTGAGAAAAATCTAGGTTCTCGAGATGAACAAAGTTAAGGTTCTCGGTTGTTGGTGGGCAATGGGCGAATTTTGGAAGACGATGATCTGAGCGAGAAGACATTTGTGGTAAACTTGCAACGTTCATGATCGTGTTGTCGTCTATAAATCACAATGGTCGGGTACTCTCAGCACGATATATGACTATGGTCTGGGCAACCGGTTGAAGGTGTCGTGCTGCTCCCGCCCGCGCCAGGTCCGTCCGCCGAGAACCTAACACAAAGCCCATTCGACTCTGTCCACACTTCAAGCTCAAGTCTTGGCCGTAGCCATGGCGTCCAACCCGACAATCCAAGGCTCCCTATCACATGGTGGTGCTGATGCAGTTCGGCCCTCGGACGTGGACGGGTGTGACGCCTCACAACAGGAGACGTTGCTCCACACGGAGAAGAGGCCCAACAGAGGAAAGCAAATGGCCATCGTCGCATTGGCAACATCCCCAATGTCAAGACAGCCCCCGACCCCCAACTCAGCAGGGGCTGCGGCGAGATTCCCGGCCGTCGTATGCCGTACCCCGCAAATGCTGTGGATCGCATCAGAGGTGGAGTTGGACAGCATGATCAAGGCATCGAGGGGATTCAGAGATACGGCGTGGTGTTGACACATGGAGCTCCACCATTTAGCTTCGCCAGATCCTTGCGTCCCCGTCGCTTATGCCCCCCTCCTTATCTCCCAACCCAACATGCTATGCGAGTATCAGTAGGCCAACTCTGCAGCCGtgacccctccccccctgtgTGGACGTGTGGTGGAGTGTGGCCATTGCTCGACTCCCACGGGTCGTTGAGTGTCCGGTGATGCCTATCTCTGGTGCACTGCAACATCACATCCACGCTGGGCGTGAAGGCAAATGTCTCTCCCCTCGACGTCAACGAGGTCAATCCGGCTCTATATAGCCGAAGCGCTCTTGTGAGGAGCATAGAGGCGAGGACAAACTGAGTATAATACGCGATCACGCCACTGCCCTCTTCATCCGCTCAATTTTGACAACCGCAGCAGTCCGTCCCCCTCTCCATCTGCTCCGCCCGTTTGTCAATTTGTTGTCCTGGATTGCTCCGACTCTGTTCTCAGCTCCACCTCCATAAAGCCGGTGCTCAACCAATAGACGACCAACTGTACGGTTGACTAATCCAAGTGTGTCACGAACTGGTCAAAGTCTCGTCGTGACAACATGGCGGGCTCGACCGTAGCCACTGGCGTCCGTGAGGAGGCGGTTCCCAAGGAGAGTTGGCTGGACAAGTGGCGCTGGTACGAGCGAAACACTTcaaaggaggagaagacTCTGTTGCGGAAGCTTGTAAGGCTGGTCAAAAAAGTCTTACGGATGTTAGCGACTAACCCCTTCGGCAGGACTTCATGATCCTGACCTTTGGCTGCCTCACTTTCTTCACAAAGGTAAGTTACTGAACTGATGGCCCTTGAGATCATGGTTTGTCTGACAAAGTATCCCCTTGTAGTTTCTCGACCTTCAGGCGTTCCAGAATGCATACGTCAGCGGCATGAAGGAGGATATCGGCATGGTGGGAAATGACCTGCAGTATACTACCGGAGTTTTTCAAGCCGGATACTGTGCTGCCATGATTCCGTCCAACATTATCCTCACTCGTGTCCGGTAAGTGTCTCGTTGCAGCGTTTCCAAacgacagagagagaaaagacTGACAATTGTGTTCACAGACCCAACGTTTTGATCCCCATCTTCGAGGTCCTTTGGGGCATCCTGACACTCTTAACCGCGTACGCCAAAGATGTCAAGCATATCTACATCATCCGGTTCTTCAGTGGTGTCTTCGAGTGTGTCGCATACCCGGGTGTCATTTACTGCATCGGATGCTGGTACAAGCGCACCGAGATCTCCCGCCGACTGAGCTTGTTCTACGTTGCTGGCCCCCTGGGAACGGTGAGCCCCAAGTTCCAACCACATTGGACCCGCCACCAAAGGAATAGCAATGCTAACTCATATTCAGATGTTTGCGGGCTACTTCCAGACAGCCTGTTACACGAATCTCAACGGGGTCAACGGCTTGGCCGGTTGGCGTTGGCTCTTTATAGTGTGCGGCTGCATTACACTTCCCGTCGCtttcctcggcgtcgccgtgtTCCCTGCCCGTCCCGATTCCAAGAACCCTTCGTGGCTTCTGACAGCGGACCAAATCGCCCTGGCACGCCGCCGGGTCTCGGAAGGAGGCTCTGAGGCCCCCAAGGTCAAGTTCGACCGCAGGGCGATCACCGACGTCTTCAAGGGCTGGCATTGGTACGCCTTCGTCGGCCTGTACTTCGTCTTTAACCAGGCGATGATCACCAATGGCCAACCTTTCAACCTCTACCTCAAGGCCCACAACGACCGCTACTCCATCAGCCAGATCAACAACCTGCCCACCGGCCAGTCTgccatctccatcgtcgCGGCTCTGGTGGGTTGCTACTGGGCCGATGCCAGTGGCAAGCGCTGGCTGCCCTCCATCTGGATCTGCGGCTTTATGACCGTTGGGTCGATCTGCATGGCAGCCTGGAACATCCCCGAGGGACTCAAGTTTTTCGCATTCTATGTTGCCGGACTTGGCGGTGCACTGAACCCGCTGTTCATGTCCTGGGCCTCTGAAGTCACGTTCAAATCTGCCGAAGAacgtgccgtcgtcgtcgcctccaTGAATGCCGTTGGTCAAGCGCTCCTGGCAGGCCTCAATATTGTCACGTTCCCTACACCTCAAGGTGAGAAGAGTGTCCCCACCGATACACATAGCGATTCTTTACTGACAACTCCCAAGCGCCCAGATTCAAATTTGGATGGTACTGGGTCATGGTCAACAACATCCTGCAGTGTGGCCTGGTTCTTGGCATCATGGTGCTCCACAACCGGGAGAAAAAGTCCATGGAGGTCCTCGAGGGTGAGGCGGAGGACGTGGAACAGATCAAAGTCAACAACGCCACCAAGGGCGATGACGAATCGACCTAGTTCACTTGTTGAATTTTGTGCCCATGGGGGTATGGTTGAAGAGGCTGCTCGTCATATTTCCTTCTCGGTCTCTCTTTGTGTCTGTTTTTGAATAGCTACTCGGAAGCGCGGCGTCCTGGAGTCTGTCAGTTGGGGGGCTTCATGATACCCACACCGAGAACAGCTGCCGGTTGGGAGCTGTGGTTGCAATGTGATTTTATTTGAATTTTGTGCTCGAATTACCAGCGCCAAGTTGCCTTGTCAATGATGTGCAGTATTAATCGCTGCATCCCCAGGAACATTTTACTTACCATCTCGTTTGATGCTATAGATTACTGCGTAGGGAGGCGAATGAGGTTTTGGTAACACAACGGCTTTCGATGTTGCGGCAAAATGCGTTTGCAAGAACTTCAGTCACTCTCAGTCTGAGCGCATATTCAACGCTCGATACAAACCCATTAATCCAAGTCAGCAGAGTGATATTGATATCACATGCTCTTACTTCTCTGGTACCTGATTCATAAGGTATAACGTTTCCAGCCTTCAAGTAGGAACACCGTGCAGGCTAACTAGAAATTAGGTCCATGTCTTGATTACTCTTATTTCTAAAATCACGGGTTTGAGGAAGAAAAGTTTATGCCACTAACACAACGACACCCCCTTACTATCCATGGTAACTTTGTGTGTATCTGAGGGGCCCGGGAGTGTGATTCTCCGGGTGATGCTATGACTCCCCAAGACTGAGGATGTTCGGAGCAGACGCGCCGCTGGCTTGCATCGCAATCAGGCTGTGGCGGGGCGAAGGGCAGAGTGCACACCTACATATATGAATATGTCTGCGTTCGATTTAGTGCGGGGAGACATTTCTGCCCCGTCTATGTACTGATGTTGCTTATATTTCAGTAAGTGCGCTCGGAAGGGCGTTGACGTGGATGAGTCTGCCTGATTGCGTGGACCTGAAATCGATTTTGAACAGAAGGACTAAAAGCCAGGGCATTCGTATCCTTCTTTAAAACCTCACAATAATCATCACACGCTGCTTTTAAATCTAACCTCCAATGCCTACGGTGGTTGAGTTGAACAAGACCCGAAGGTAGGGGTGGCATCTGCTGGGGTAACACGGAGGCCTGGAGGACGTGGACAAGAGCCAGAGTACATAAAGCGTACGGCTAGCCGTTTTACTCCGTAACCTGACTCTAGAAGATGATTGGGTGCTGCTACATGCCGCTCCTCGTGATTGCATGTTAAGCGCTGACCGATCTCCAGTGGCTGTGAGAGGATGCGTGATGGATGCACACAGCGAGGGCCTCGAACGCTGGCTATGCCGCCTATTCCTTTCCTTGTGGTCACCTTGTCCCTAATCAGGCTGTCTGTATGCAGGCTGTGAAGGATCAACGCTTGCTTGCCACATGTGGCGATCATCAAAGTGtaagtcccccccccctcaatAGGCTCCTGGCATTTCCTCGACGATTTGACTCTCCAAACGACATGTAGGCTTCAGTCTGATCCTCCTCAGATCATAAGAAGACACATGAACCGCAAAATTGAGCTTTGCCGCGTTGGGAACTCCTCAGCCTGTTGCAAATTGC includes these proteins:
- a CDS encoding MFS transporter liz1, whose amino-acid sequence is MAGSTVATGVREEAVPKESWLDKWRWYERNTSKEEKTLLRKLDFMILTFGCLTFFTKFLDLQAFQNAYVSGMKEDIGMVGNDLQYTTGVFQAGYCAAMIPSNIILTRVRPNVLIPIFEVLWGILTLLTAYAKDVKHIYIIRFFSGVFECVAYPGVIYCIGCWYKRTEISRRLSLFYVAGPLGTMFAGYFQTACYTNLNGVNGLAGWRWLFIVCGCITLPVAFLGVAVFPARPDSKNPSWLLTADQIALARRRVSEGGSEAPKVKFDRRAITDVFKGWHWYAFVGLYFVFNQAMITNGQPFNLYLKAHNDRYSISQINNLPTGQSAISIVAALVGCYWADASGKRWLPSIWICGFMTVGSICMAAWNIPEGLKFFAFYVAGLGGALNPLFMSWASEVTFKSAEERAVVVASMNAVGQALLAGLNIVTFPTPQAPRFKFGWYWVMVNNILQCGLVLGIMVLHNREKKSMEVLEGEAEDVEQIKVNNATKGDDEST
- a CDS encoding Elongation factor 1-gamma yields the protein MSFGKLYYYPKAPRATQCLYIAEYNKLDIEFVEAWPIKVDASKGGVGEDYLSKFPPGKVPALERPNGFTLYECIPVSIYLAKQDPNTKLLGTTLEDEATILKWASFANSELLPPIMAWINPVIGKGPSSPEILAAAEKNSEGMVSVVEKALTGKKFLVGDELTIADLFVIAAIARGYQFVFAKEWTEKHPAIHNWYWRIKSDDIWKKIDGEPYVLDVVGGKPV
- a CDS encoding 6-phosphogluconate dehydrogenase encodes the protein MAATQVGWIGLGSMGIGMSRNLQKFISSSGAPSLIYTNRTLSRGDSLRELGAIPAETVSEVARKSDVIFSCVSNDAVLQDTANEIIKSGDITNKIYVDCSTVHPDTSAAVSKLITEAGGQFVAGECQSRKSFSYLASEETKLYQAPVFGAAPMAAAGKLIFVTAGPESATSAISLYLTGVMGRSVIPMGTDVTKSSLLKIAGNIVVVSFMEVLSEAHVFAEKTGLGSPVLESMVSDMFGPVLESYSKRITSGSYAPPPDGKAGFDVALAMKDLRHALTCAKNAGTRLETCEAALRHMEKAREFEAERPLDSSSMYGAVRLESGLDFYSDACKERDAKK
- a CDS encoding 2og-fe oxygenase, with translation MNVASLPQMSSRSDHRLPKFAHCPPTTENLNFVHLENLDFSQFDSESARPQLAAKLLDGASRHGFFTISGHGIPEDLYDSQVDLAHALLTIPPEEKLVYETTPENEARSRYTGFKASGSQKNKQGFHKTLDHYNIVANNPSSRKHPSILVPHLSQTNDLINYFRHHLLPKLLTLVSMILDVPKEKLLSTHTSSLEGEVCSEYLRYLLYNPRPVDGTGQPRDLCLGGHTDWGSFTFQFSQPVSALQILLPSGQWKWVQYLPGALVVNVGEALELLTGGIFRAAVHRAVKPPPDQERAKRLGIIYFARPPDGQKLEAIDSPVLRKSGRAQPPDQNVYTMSEYLHARNHGYKRLEFRKVTIVRDESESSNGSGPSQKGREDM